The proteins below are encoded in one region of Ereboglobus luteus:
- a CDS encoding calcineurin-like phosphoesterase family protein, which yields MHKHHPTFQRARFLARIAAAFLVLAVGTVFASAKHPDIKPDAGMDLYGSIIDETGAPVVGVVVSDGFQCVATDARGVYQMKRNPKARMVYYSTPSEYEIHTQATAVKKGKGSSAVFHAKLDRRGKQKRFNFDLKKLPAPEKLFTLICVGDPQTSNDTNIVRYRNETVVDLYTFGKTSKLPCYAILLGDICSDAPQYHRTMRDYTGLTEIPYFAVIGNHDHEQAITDDYKASADFESVFGPVNFSFNRGDVHIIGMDDILYNGRTDYKSGFTDEQVEWLRQDLSFVPKDKIIVLGYHAPLYEGEAKNRAKLMKLFEGYAEVHLMAGHTHDHRNFFVKKPIEAYEHIHGTACGAWWRSTLNKDGAPNGYGVYTFNGNKVADWYFKATGYGRGYQMRMYPGDVTFGGKYSYKQGPNDVVVDVWNADPEWKIIAYENGIAVGPVRKLPRMVDAYAVGYHVGELGANSTGYETKSNQHLYVHTKRDPNARVEIRATDRFGVTYVVRELTTDLSRAGKYPR from the coding sequence ATGCACAAACACCACCCGACATTTCAGCGCGCGCGATTCCTTGCGCGCATCGCCGCCGCATTTCTCGTTCTGGCCGTTGGCACGGTCTTCGCGAGCGCAAAGCATCCCGACATCAAGCCCGACGCGGGCATGGATCTTTACGGCAGCATCATCGACGAAACCGGCGCGCCCGTCGTCGGTGTTGTCGTGAGCGACGGCTTTCAGTGTGTGGCCACGGACGCCCGGGGCGTTTATCAGATGAAGCGCAATCCGAAGGCGCGCATGGTGTATTACTCGACGCCCTCGGAATACGAAATTCACACGCAGGCCACAGCCGTTAAAAAAGGCAAGGGCTCCTCGGCGGTGTTTCACGCAAAACTCGACAGGCGCGGAAAACAAAAACGCTTCAACTTCGACCTCAAGAAACTCCCCGCGCCGGAAAAGCTGTTCACGCTCATCTGTGTCGGCGATCCGCAGACCTCGAACGACACGAATATCGTGCGCTACCGGAACGAGACCGTCGTCGATCTCTACACATTCGGCAAAACCTCCAAGCTGCCCTGCTACGCCATTCTTCTCGGCGACATTTGCAGCGACGCCCCTCAATACCATCGCACCATGCGCGATTACACCGGCCTCACTGAAATACCTTATTTCGCCGTCATCGGAAACCACGACCACGAGCAGGCGATCACCGACGATTACAAAGCCTCGGCGGACTTCGAATCGGTTTTCGGCCCGGTCAACTTCTCGTTCAACCGCGGCGACGTGCACATCATCGGCATGGACGACATCCTCTACAACGGCAGGACCGACTACAAAAGCGGCTTCACCGACGAGCAGGTTGAGTGGCTGCGTCAGGACCTGAGTTTCGTCCCCAAGGACAAAATCATCGTCCTCGGCTATCACGCCCCGCTCTACGAGGGCGAGGCCAAGAATCGCGCGAAGTTGATGAAACTTTTTGAGGGCTACGCCGAAGTTCACCTCATGGCGGGGCACACGCATGATCATCGAAATTTCTTCGTTAAAAAACCGATCGAAGCTTACGAGCACATCCACGGCACCGCCTGCGGTGCATGGTGGCGCTCGACACTCAACAAGGATGGCGCGCCAAACGGCTACGGCGTCTACACCTTCAACGGGAACAAGGTCGCGGACTGGTATTTCAAGGCCACCGGCTACGGTCGCGGCTACCAGATGCGGATGTATCCCGGTGATGTGACCTTTGGCGGCAAATATTCCTACAAACAAGGGCCGAACGATGTTGTTGTCGATGTCTGGAACGCTGATCCCGAATGGAAAATCATCGCCTATGAAAACGGCATTGCGGTCGGTCCGGTGAGAAAGCTTCCCCGTATGGTTGACGCTTACGCCGTCGGTTACCACGTAGGCGAGCTCGGTGCGAATAGCACTGGCTACGAGACAAAATCGAACCAGCACCTCTACGTGCACACGAAGAGAGACCCCAACGCTCGCGTCGAAATCCGCGCCACGGACCGTTTCGGGGTCACCTACGTCGTGCGCGAACTCACAACCGACCTTTCCCGCGCCGGAAAATATCCGCGCTGA